Genomic DNA from Oryzomonas sagensis:
TCGTGGGGGGGATCGGGGTCATGAACATCATGCTGGTCTCGGTCACGGAGCGTACCCATGAGATCGGCATCCGCATGGCGGTGGGCGCCCGGCAGGATGACATCATGCAGCAGTTCCTCATCGAATCGGTGCTGGTCTGCCTCATCGGCGGCTCCATCGGCATCGTGCTTTCCTATGGCGTGGGGCTGGTCTTCCAGATGTTCGTCACGAGCTTTACCATGAAATTTTCCATCTTCTCCATCGTTTCGGCATTTCTCTGTTCATCCCTGATCGGGGTCATGTTCGGCTTCCTGCCGGCGCGCAACGCCGCCCGGCTCGACCCGATCGAAGCGCTGGCACGGGAGTAACGACCATGATGATCCGATACCGGGCGCTCGCCCTGCTGCTCGCCGCCGTCCTGCTGACGGGAGGGTGCAGCCTGCTGCCCCGCAGCGACTATACGCCCCCCCAGGTCAGCCTGCCCCGCCAGTGGCAGGGAGAGGCCACCACCGGCACGGCGGTAGCCGACGGGAAACAGTGGTGGAAGAGGTTCAACGATCCGCTGCTGAATGAGTTGATCGAGCGGGCGCTCACCACCAACAACGACCTGGCCGCGGCCGCCATCAAGGTCCGCCGGGCCCAGCTCACCGCCCGGCTGACCAACACCAACCTGACCCCCTCCGTAAGCGTTACGGGGAACAGCAGCATCAGCCGCGACCTGAAGAACCATGCCGACACCCAGACCCATAGCGTGACCGGGTCGCTCAGCTACGAGGTGGACCTGTGGGGGAGGCTTGACGCCACGCGGGACGCCAGCCGCTGGGAGGCCGAGGCCACGGAGGTGGACCGGCGGAGCACGGCCTTGTCGCTCATCGGCACCACGGCGGCGGATTACTGGCAGGTCGCCTACCTGAACCAGCTCATCACCCTCGGCGAGGCGAGCATCGCCTATGCGGAAAAGAGTCTGGAACAGGTGGAGGTGAAATACCGTGCCGGCGCCGTTTCCAGCCTGGACCTGGTCCAGGCCCGGCAGGCCGTGGCCACCCAGAAGGCCGACCTCGCCTCGCTCCTGCGCCAGCGGGCCGAGGCGCGCAACGCCCTGGCGATCCTGTTCGACCAGGCGCCGGAGAACAGCGTGCCTGAGCGCACGGCGTTGCCGGACGGCCCGTTGCCGGCCGTGGCGGCAGGCCTGCCGGCCAGCCTGTTGGGCCAACGTCCCGATGTGCACGCCGCCGAGCTGCGCCTCAAGGAATACCTGGCAAACGTGGACAGCACCCGGGCCAGCTACTACCCGGCGCTCACCCTGACCGGCAGCCTGGGGAGCAGCAGCACCAGCTTGGCGAATGTGCTGCAGAACCCGGTCGCCGCCCTGGGCGCCGGCCTGACCCTGCCGTTTCTCCAGTGGAACACCATGCAGTTGAACGTGAAGATCTCGGAGACGCAGTACGAACAGGCGGTGGTCTCCTTCCGGCAGACCCTGTACGCCGCCCTGAGCGACGTGGAGAACGCCCTGGCGGGGCGCACCCAGTACGAAGCGGAGGGGAAACGGTTGGAAGAGGCGCTGGCGCTGGCGCAGCGGTCCGAGGAGTTGGCCGGAATCCGCTACCGCGCCGGCTATACCGCGGTGCAACTCTGGCTGGATGCCCAGGAGAGCCGGCGCAGCGCCGAGAAGAGCCTGGCGGCGAACCGCCTGAACCGGCTCAAGAACCTGATGACGCTTTATCAGGCCTTGGGCGGGGAAACGGGGACGGTCGCGCAGGGGCACTAGACCTGGAGAATACCGGTCCACGAAAAGCACGAACGTCGATAAGGAGAGCAACTGTCAAAACGTCACAGGCTCTCTCTCACAAAGTTCACGGAGGCACCGAGAAAAGCTGTAAAACATTTTTGGTAAAGCCATCATCAAGAGCGTTGATTTTCACGTGCCTTGTCTCTGGTGTCCTCCGTGCCTCTGTGAGCGGGTGGGAGAACAGCTTTTATTAAACTGCAGCACATGCCTTTTCCAGGTTACATCTCCCGTAGAGCCTCCCTCAGCGCCGATAACCGGTAGGGTTTCTGGATGAAGCCCGCCAGCCCCTTGCCCGCAAACTTCTGGGTAACCTCCTGCTCATTGTAGCCGCTGGACATGATCACCTTGACATCGGGCCTTATACGCCTGAGCTCGCGGAAACACTGCTCGCCGTTCATGTGCGGCATGGTCAGGTCGAGAAGGACGAAGGCGATGTCGGGGATCTCTTTGAAGAGGGCTACCGCCTCCCTGCCGTCCCTGGCGGTGGTGGTGCTGAAACCCAGCTCTTCAAGCAGTTCCGACCCGATGCCGAGGATGGTCTCATCGTCATCCACGAGCAGGACCTTTCCCTCACCATGCCAGTCGTCTCGGCTGCTGTCGTGACCGGCCGGTTCGGCAGGGCGGCTGGCGGCAGGCAGCAGAATCTTGAAGGTGGTCCCTCTGCCCGGCTCGGTGTAGATTTTGATGGCGCCCTTGTGGCCCCGCAGAATGCCGAGGACGGCGGCCATGCCGAGGCCGCGGCCGGTAAACTTGGTGGTGAAAAAGGGGTCGAAGATCTTGGCGAGGGTCTCTTTGTCCATGCCGCAGCCGGTGTCGGCAATTTCCAGGTAGACATAGGGCCCTTCGGTGATGTCTTCATCGAGCCACGTGTCTTTTAAATAACCGGCATCACAGTCCATGCAACCGGTGGTGACGGCGATGACGCCGCTTGTATCGCCGATGGCTTCGGAGGCGTTGATAATCAGGTTCATGATTATCTGGCGCATCTGGGTAGTGTCGGCCTCCACGAGCGGCAGGTCCTTGGCGAGGTTGAGACGTAATAGGGCGTTCTTGGAGATGGATACCTCAAGCATGTGCAGCATCTCCGTCAGAAGGGAATTCACGTTGATGTGCTCGACAACGAATTTTCCCTTGCCCGAGTAGGCGAGCATTTGCTTGGCGAGGTCGGCCGCCTGGGCGGCGGCATTCTCTATCCGGTGCAGATTCTCGACGGCGGGGGATTCGGTGGTGATGCGCATCAAGGCCAGATCGGCATTGCCCATGATGGTCATCAGGATGTTGTTGAAGTCGTGGGCGATGCCGCCGGCCAATACCCCCAGGCTCTCGAGTTTCTGGGCGTGGAGGAGTTGCTGTTCCAACTTCAGACGCTCGCTTTCCACCCTTTTCCGGTCCTCGATGTTTCTCGATATGGCTATGATTCCCTTGATATGGGGGTTGGAAAGCTGGTTGCAGGCGCACCATTCCACCCAGGTGTAGCTGCCATCCTTGTTCCTGTACCGGTACTGCACGTTTGCGATCTTCTCCGGGTTTTTCAGGAGTTCGTTGAAGACGTGATCGACGCGCTCCCGGTCTTCCGGGTGGGCGAGATCAAGGGGCGTAAGCCCCAACATATCGTCTTGAGTATACCCGTGAATTCGTTCGGCCGAGGGCGAGTTGTATGCAAAAGCTCCATCTTTACCGATAATACTGATGATGTCGGGTGACAGGGACATAATGCTGCGGAAGCGCTCCTCGCTCCCCGAGAGTTCCCGGGTTTTATTGGAAACGGCTCTCTTCAGCAACCTCAACCACACCAGCAGCCCGGCCACGAGGGCGGCAATCACCAGGGCCGAATAGCCCACATATCGGACGTACGGCGAAGCGCTTATGGGTATCCCCAGCCATTTTTTATCGATGGCGCGGTATTCGGCAGGCGTGATGTCGGCAAAACCTTTCTCGACCACGGCCAGCAGATTGTTCCGGCCCTTGGGCACCGCACGGTGAAACTCGCCGCTGTAAAGCGGTGCCGTCTCCCGAAACTGATCCTGTATCCCCATTTTGTTCAAATGATATAAAGCCGGCGGGCGGTCGACGGTAAATACCTTCACCTTGCCGTCATGGGCCGCCTCAATGATCTTCTCGTAACTGGGGTATTCCACGATGTTGGTGACGCCATGTTTCCTGAGAACGTCAAGGACATTGCCGCCGGCCTTGGCGGCAACCATGAATCCCCTGGCGTCGTCAGGCCCGCTGATGCCGGAGATATCCTTGTGGAAAAACAGCGGTACGGGGATAACCGCGTAGGGCTTGGTAAAGTCATATATTTTCTCGCGCTTCTCGTTGCGGAAGATCGTATCGATCACATCGAACTCGCCCGCGTCCATTCTGCGTTGGGCATCGCTCCAGTCGGTTCCGGTCAGTTCAACATGGATTCCGGTTCTCTTCTCCCAAAGGTGCCACTGGTCAACGGTAATGCCTTTCAATTGCCCCTGGTCGCCTTTGAAGACATACGGCGGGTAATTGTTGTCCATGACAACGCGGATTGATGCGGGGGAGGCGGCGGAATTCCGCTGGGATGAGGCAATGCAGGTGGAAGCGGCAAGCAAAAAGGTTGATAATGCAAAGAATCGCAGCACGTAAGACGCAATGGGGATGATCATGGAGTTCACACGCCTCCTGGAGAATGTCGTTGCATGGCATGATTCCGGGTCGTTACGCTCAAAACGCGCCATATCTCGACAGGGTGGACAAACCGGCACCATTTTGTCTGCCGCTGTCGACAAACATTACCCCAGTGAGCGAAAAAATAACAATAATTTAATAATAAGACGGCCGTTGGGGGGCAAAGCAACAGGACACAGAGGAGATGACGGAGCCCATGCCCTCCGTGATCAGCGCTGGACGAATGCGAAGCTGCCCCCCAGGGCGGTGTAGGCGTCCATCATCCTGCCCAGCCCCTTCTTCTCCGCATCCGTGATCGCCCGCACCCGCTCGTCCGATTTCCCGATACAGGTGAGCGTCGCCTTGCGTGCCTTGATCAGGGCGCGCATGGCGTCGTAGGAGAGTTGATCCACCGGGGTGTCGAAATATTCGGCCACCTTGCCGGGGGACTTCTCCTGCTTGATGGCCGTGGCCGGTATGGTGAAGGTCTTGGCGTCCGCCTTGATCCTGAAGGCGGTTATGTCCAGAGCCCGTTTGCCCACGGACTGGATGCAGAACTTGGGCCAGACGCTCCCGGACACCTCCACCAGGTAGAGGAAAAGCCCTTCGCTGAATCTGTCCCGAGGGGTTGATTCATCCAGATAGCGCAAGGGGCTCTGGGTCGTGTCCGCCTCTTTCCTGATGCCGGGCAATTTGCGGGCGCGGGGGTTGGAGGCCAGCAGCTTCCGCAACTCCTCGTATTCCGCCGAGTCTTTGGGCGCCTTGCTCAGTTGCAGGTGCGCCGTGGAGTAGTCCCCCTGGCTCACCGCATCGCGGACGGCATCCGTGACCGATTTGGAGGTGGCCTTGGATATGATGTCCGCCTTTTCCGACTCGGAGACGATGACCGCAGGTTCTTTCTTCTTGTCGGACTGGAGCGTCGAAGAGTCGCCTTTGAAAAAATGGTTGAGGGCGAAGAACAGGAGGGGGGACAGGAGTACGATGCCGACAAAGATGATCGTGTAGCGGGTTTCCTCGGGCAGCGGTTTCTTGAACATTACCGGTTCCTTCTTTGCGGAAGATGGTCACACGTTCAACTGGTTATACGCTTAATGAAAAAAATATCCAGAGGAATGGGGGAGGGGAGGGACGGTCCCGGCAGGCTCAAAGACCTTCTCCAATCTTGCGGAGCGCCTCGTTGGCCGCCCCCCCCAGCCTTTGGCCGGGGGGGAAATAATCGGGATGGGGCCGCCTTCCCGGAGGGGGGCAGCCCGTCAGGAAAGCAGGTGCACGAAGAGGCCGCTCCGCAGTTTGGGCTCGAACCAGGTGGATTTGGGGGGCATGATCCGGTCCTGGTCGGCCAGTTCGATCAGCTCGCGGATCGAGGTCGGGTAGAGGGAGAAGGCCACGGCGTACTCGCCCGAATCCACCAGCTTCACCAGTTCATCGTTTCCCCTGATGCCGCCGACAAAATGGATGCGTTTGTCGGTGCGGGGATTGCCGATGCCCAGGATGGGGTCGAGCAGGCGGTCCTGGAGAATCGACACGTCCAGGCGGCCGACCGTGTCCGACTCGTCCACGATGGTGTCGCGGGCGTGGAGTTGATACCAGCGGCCATCCAGATACATGCCGAACTGATGGCGCTCGCACGGTATGACCGGCACCGGGGAAGGGAGGAGCGTGAAAGCCTCCTCCACCCGGGCCAGGAATTCGGCCGCAGTCCGGCCGTTCAAATCCTTGACGGCACGATTGTAAGGCATGATGTTGAGCTGGGTTTCGGGGAAGATGACGGTGAGGAAGACGTTGTACTCCTCCCGGCCGGTATGGCCCGGATTCTTCTCCCGGCGCAGTTCGCGCACCCGGCCGGCAGCGGCGCTGCGGTGATGGCCATCGGCCACGTACAGGCGGGGAATGGCGGCGAACAGGCCGGTCAGCCGGCCGATGAGCGTCTGGTCGGCGACGATCCAGAGGGTGTGGCTCACGCCGTCGTCGGTGGTGAAATCGTATTCGGGGGGCGCGGCCGTAATCCCCGAGATGATGGTCTCGATCTCTGCGCTGGAGCGGGAGAGGTAGAAGACCGGCTCGTCGTTGGCGTCCAGGCAGTCGATGTGCCTGACCCGGTCATCCTCCTTGTCGGCCCTGGTGAGCTCGTGCTTCTTGATGACGCCGGACTGATAGTCGTCCACGCTGGTGCAGACCACCAGACCGGTCTGGGTGATCTCCCCCATACGCTGGCGGTAGACGTAGAAGCATTCCCGGTCGTCCTGGACCAGGATGCCGCGCCGGATGAATTCTGCCAGGTTTTTCCTTCCCTGCACATAGACCGGCTCGTCGTGAGGGTCGGTCCCGGCGGCAAGGTCGATCTCGGGCCGGGAGACGTGCAGGAAACTGGCGGGGTTGCCGGCCGCCATCTGGCGGGCCTCTGCCACGTTCATTACGTCATAGGGGAGGGCCGCTACCTTGTCGGCCAGATCTTTGGGGGGGCGCAGTGCCCGGAACGGTTTGATGAATGCCATGGTAAAACCTCGTGGTCGTAGTCTGAATCAGTGATCCCCTCACCCGGCCTTCGGCCACCCTCTCCCCGTGGAAGAGGGCAGAGGGATATTCCTTCTCCCGGCGGGAGAAGGTGCCCCAAAGGGGCGGATGAGGGGGCTTTCGGCTTGCTGCTGAAAGCTTGTTCTGAGCCTATTGAAAATACCGGCGTGCGCCGATAAAGTGCCGCTCGAAATAACTTTCGTCAACAGCGGATACCTTGATGTCCTCGCCGCGGCGGGGGGCGTGCACGAACCTGCCGCTCCCCACGTAGATACCCACGTGGCTGATGCTGTCGGCCGATGAGCCGAAAAAGAGCAAATCCCCATCCCGCAGGTCATCCTTCGCTACCTGGTCGCCGGCCTTGAACTGGTCGCGGGAGGTCCGGGGAATGCTGAGGCCGCACAGGTTGTAGACCGCCCGCACAAAGCCGCTGCAATCCATGCCGTCCACCACGTTTTCCCCACCCCAGCGGTAGGGGATGCCCACGAAACGTTCGGCGGTGCGGGCGGCGATGGCCCCCATGTCCCGGTCGCCCCGCGCCGGCCTCGGCTGGGCGCTCTCCGCCATCTTGCCGGTCCGGGCCGTACCCTTGTCCCACGCCGTTTTGGAACCATCGGTGGAACGGGGCGAGGTGATCTCTTCCCCCACCGGTTTCTGCCACCCCGCTCCCCGGGGGCGGGCAAAGACGATCTCGTTGGGGGGGGCGATATAGTAGCCGCCGATCAGCCGGTCCGCCACCAGCCGTTTGGCCGCGGCGCGGGCCTTGTCCTTCGTGGCGAAGTCGCCGAAACGCACGGCATAGATACCGTTGTCCTTGCGGAAGTAAAAGGCCTCGATCCCCTTTTTCTGGAGGGTGTCGGTAAAACGCTCGGCATTCTTGACGTCGGCGAAGGCGCCCATCTGGATGGCGAAGCCCAGGCGGTCGAGCCCCGATGGCGAGGCCGCGTGCCCGCAACCCGGGCTGGAAAGGAGTACGATGGCGAATAAGGCGATGATGGCTGGTTTGCTGGTAGAGAACATGGCTCGAAGATGTCTTTGTTGTGACGTGATGAAAAGGGTCGAATGGAACTAGTATCCATAATTGACCACAGGGAGTAAAGAACTTTTTGTCCCGGTCGCCCGGCATGCTTGTCCCGATGCGGGAGACTCTCCCCCGTGGCCCTGTCAAGTAATGTCGCGCTTTGGGGAAAAAATAATTGCAGTTGCAAATTGCCTGAAATATCATATAATAACAAACATTGACAAAAGTTTGTTTATGTGCCCTTGCCCTGAAGAGAGGGAAATACCATGACGACATATCCGATAACAACAGGGGGAACGGCGGCGGCAACGGACACCGCGATGGTTGTGAACCCGGTGTCCGGCGGCGCCGAGGCGGCCAATCCGACGACGGATAGCCTGGCGGTCACCCCGGAGGCGAAAGCCGCCGCGGCTGATACGGTAACCCTGCTGGGCAAGGACCGGTCCCAAGCCCAAGCCGCCATGAAAGACACCTCAGGGGGCAAGAGCAACAAAATCGGCAGCCGGATCGGAGCGGTGCTCTTTACCTACAACTCGAAAGGCGACCTGCGCATCAGGTTCATGGACAGCACCAACACCCTGGTGTACCAGACGCCGCCGGTGATGATGGCGCGCATGATGGACCTCATGTTGCACGCCGGTTCATCGGTAAGCGCCCTGGTCTAGATTCCGCCTGTCATAAAAGTACCTAAAAAGCCGTTCTCCGGTCACCCCGGCAGAACGGCTTTTTTGCGTCGGCAGGCCGGCGTGCTAGTCCACATCGGCCGTCTGGCGGCGCACCCCCATGAGGTAGGCCACCACGAAATCGTCCAGGGCCCCGTCCAGCACCGCGTCCGGGTTGCCCGATTCCACGCCGGTCCGCAGGTCCTTGACCATCTTGTAGGGATGCAGCACGTAGGAGCGGATCTGGCTCCCCCAGCCGATCTCCTTCTTCTCCGCGGCGATCTCCGAGGCCTTGGCGTTTCGCTCCTCAACCTCCCGCTCGTACAACTTGGCCCGCAGCACCTTCATGGCCGTGGCCCGGTTGAGGATCTGGCTCCGCTCGCTCTGGCAGGCCACCACGATGCCGGTGGGCAGGTGGGTGATGCGCACGGCCGAGTCGGTGGTGTTGACGTGCTGACCGCCGGAGCCGCTGGAGCGGTAGGTGTCCACCCGCAGGTCCGAGTCGGAGATCTTGATGCTGATATCCTCCTCCTCGATCTCGGGAAAGGCGTAGACCGAGGCAAAAGAGGTGTGGCGGCGGGCGTTGCTGTCGAAGGGGGAGATGCGCACCAGGCGGTGGATGCCCGCCTCGGCCTTGAGGTGGCCGTAGGCATACTCGCCGCTGACGCTGAAGGTGGCGGATTTGATGCCCGCTTCGTCCCCGGCCTGGTAGTCGGTGATGGCGGTCTTCCACCCCCTCTTCTCACAGTAGCGCAGGTACATGCGCAGCAGCATCTCGGCCCAGTCCTGGGATTCCGTCCCGCCGGCCCCGGGGTTGATGGAGATGAAACAGGAGTTGCGGTCATGGGGGCCGGAGAGCATGCGCTGAAATTCGGCCGCCTCGACACCCTGCTGGAGGAGGTTGTTCATCTCCCTGACCTCGGCAAGGGTCGCCTCGTCCTGGGCCTCTTCGCCCAACTCGATCATTACCCGCACGTCGTCCAACTGCCGGGCGAGGGTATCCCAGCTCTGGAGGAGCTTTTCCAGGGCGGTGCGCTTGCGGAGGACCTCCTGGGATTTGTCGAGGGCATCCCAGAAGCCGGGTACCGCAATCTGCGCTTCGATCTCCTGGAGCGCTTCCCGCTTGTCATCTATGTCAAAGAGACCCCCGAAGTTTGGCGATCCGTTCCTCAAAGTCCTGCATTTTTGCCACTTCTTCACGAAACATGTTCTCGTACTCCTTGATGGTTAGTAAAAAGTAAATCCGCCACAGAGACACAGAGACACGGAGGTCCACAGAGAAAGGCAGAAAAACTATTGGGTCAAACCTCTCGGTTCCGTGTGGGCCTTGCCCTTGGTTTTCTGTGTGTCTCTGTGTCTCTGTGGCAGAAGTTAGGGTTACCCTGAAATCTGCGTTTTCCTTTTTTGCCTGAACCGGGCCAACAGGACTACGCCCAAGGTAAGCATAGCACAGAACCAGGCCGGCGAGTCGCCTATTTTCAGATACAGAGAGTCGCCGCTCCCCGGCTGGATTTCGCCGGTGCACACCTCCTCCTGGAAGATGGTGCTCATGGCGCGGATGTGGCCGTTCTGGTCGATAATGGCGCTGATGCCGGTGTTTGCGGCCCGGATCAGCGGCGTCCGGGTCTCCACGGCGCGGAACACCGCGATGGAAAAGTGCTGGTAGGGAGCCGATGAACGGCCGTACCAGGCATCGTTGGTGATGTTCACCAGGATGCGGGCGCCGTTATTCACATATTCCCGGGCCAGCTCGGGAAAGACCCCTTCGTAACAGACCAGAAGGCCCGCCCGGGTCTTGCCCACATCCAACGGAGCGGCCTGCTCGCCGGGGGAGAAGTCGCCGATCCCCACCACCAGCTTGCTGACGAAGGGGAGTAGACGTTTGAGCGGCACATATTCCCCAAAGGGGACCAGGTGCAGTTTGTCCCCCCTGGCGCCGGTTTCGCCGTTGGGAGCAACGACGAAGGCGCTGTTGAGGAAGGTGCGGGTGCCGTTACGCAGTTCGTGGGCCGGGCTGCCGAAGAGCACGTAGGCGTTGATCTCACGCGCCAGGGAGCGGATCCGCTCCGCCTGCCGGAATTCGTCCTGGAAGAAGAACGGTGCGGCGCTTTCCGGCCAGACCACCAGGTCGACCCCTCCACGTGCGGCCTCGCGGGTGAGCCGCTCGTAGATATCCATGGTCTGTCCCTGAAAGGCCGGGCTCCATTTCACATCCTGATCGATGTTCCCCTGGATCAGGGCCACCCTGAGGGGCGATGCGGCGCTTTTTTCCTCTCCGTTCAGACGGCTGAAGCCGTAGAAAAGGGTGGCGGCGAACAGGAACAGGAGCAACAGGGCGCTTTTGGCGGGATAGGGGACGTTCGCCCCGGAAACCGCCCGCAGCACCCGGTAGAGGACCACATTGGTCAGCACGATCAACAGGGTGATGCCGTAGACGCCGCTTAAGTCCGCAATCTGGATCAGCGGCAGGATGCGGTACTGGGAGTGCCCCAGCATGGCCCAGGGAAAGCCGGTGAGCAGAAAGGAGCGGAGAAAGTCCAGGGCCACCCAGGCCACCGGCAGGGTGAAGACCAGTTTGACCCTCCCCAGTTCCCCATAGCGGGCGATCAGGGTGGCCAGCCCGTAAAACAGGGCCAGCCAGGCCGCCAGGGCGAGGTAGAGCGGAATGCTGACCGCCCAGGGGAGATGGCCGAAGTGGGTGACGACGATATTGATCCAGTAGAGGATGAGGATGTAGGCGGCCAGACCGCAGGTAAAGCCCAGGCGAAAGGCCTGGCGCAGGGACGCCCCTTCCAGGGAGATCAACAGCGGTATCAGGGCGATCCAGGCCAGGAAGGACAATCCGGCCGTGGGAAAGGAAAGGGCGATCAGGACCCCGGAGGCGATGGCAAAGAGCCCCGGCCGGTCGAGGACCGCTGCCAGTTGGGTACGCAGGGATGAAGGTCTCACTCGTCACCCTGCGCTTTACCGGCAATTGCGTCCAGACGTGCGATGCGGACCTGTTTTACCTTGCGCTCGTCGGCGTCCAGAATGGTCAGGTGCAGGCCGGACCCCTCCATGGTGTCGCCGACGGCGGGGATCTTGCCGGTCAGATGGAAGATCAGGCCGCCCACGGTGTCGAACTTGTCCCGTTCGATCTCCACGTCGAAGTGGTCTTCCAGATCCTCCACCGGCATGCGGGCGTCGGCGGTGATGGAACCGTCGCTGTTGGCGGTGAAGAGCGCCTCTTCCCGGTCATACTCGTCCTGGATGTCGCCCACGATCTGTTCCAGCAGGTCTTCGATGGTGATCAGCCCCGAGGTGCCGCCGTATTCGTCGATGACGATGGCCAGATGGACCCGTTTGCGCCTGAATTCCTGGAGCAGCTCTTCCAGATCCTTGGTCTCGGGGATAAAGTAGGGGGGGCGTATGATGGCGCGTACCTGGAGTTGCTCCTGGCCGTTATCCCAGAATTTAAGCAGGTCCTTGGCGTAGAGCAGGCCGATGATGTTGTCGGTGGTGTTCTCGTAGACCGGGATGCGGGAGTGGCCGCAGGCGATGATGGTTTCCAGCATCTCGGGGATGCCGGCCTCAATGTTGACGCAGGCCATATCGGTACGGGGCACCATGATCTCGCGCACCACCGTCGTGCGCAGCGAGAAGATGGAGCGGATCATCTCGCTCTCCTCCTCGTTGACCAGCCCCTCCTCCTCGGTGGCCTCGATAAAATCGTGGATCTCCTCTTCGGTGATCTTTTTGCGTCCGGTCACGAACCGGCTCACCAATTCGATAAAACCGGACCTTTTACTGCCGCCCTCTTCCAATGCTCTTTCCTCCTTTATGATCCAAGAAACTTAAATACGTAGAGAACGATAAGCGTGAGCCCCGCCCCGAGGCATGAACCCGCCACCACCTCGCCCA
This window encodes:
- a CDS encoding hemolysin family protein, whose product is MEEGGSKRSGFIELVSRFVTGRKKITEEEIHDFIEATEEEGLVNEEESEMIRSIFSLRTTVVREIMVPRTDMACVNIEAGIPEMLETIIACGHSRIPVYENTTDNIIGLLYAKDLLKFWDNGQEQLQVRAIIRPPYFIPETKDLEELLQEFRRKRVHLAIVIDEYGGTSGLITIEDLLEQIVGDIQDEYDREEALFTANSDGSITADARMPVEDLEDHFDVEIERDKFDTVGGLIFHLTGKIPAVGDTMEGSGLHLTILDADERKVKQVRIARLDAIAGKAQGDE